One Dromiciops gliroides isolate mDroGli1 chromosome 3, mDroGli1.pri, whole genome shotgun sequence DNA segment encodes these proteins:
- the GJB5 gene encoding gap junction beta-5 protein, with protein sequence MNWGVFEGLLSGVNQYSTAFGRIWLSMVFIFRVLVYLVAAEKVWSDDQKDFDCNTRQPGCANVCYDQFFPVSHIRLWALQLILVTCPSLLVLMHVAYREAREQKHLQQVGQGGGRLYPNPGKKRGGLWWTYVFSLVFKAAVDSAFLYVFYRIYRNYMLPHVVLCKEDPCPHIVDCFITKPTEKNIFTLFMVTTAFICILLNLIELGYLVSKRCWECRRDRRKDTKKDLLSGGDLIFLGTDSKPPLLPFSPDSPRDQVKKTVV encoded by the coding sequence ATGAACTGGGGGGTCTTCGAGGGACTGCTGAGCGGCGTCAACCAGTATTCTACAGCTTTCGGCCGGATCTGGCTGTCCATGGTCTTCATCTTCCGCGTGCTGGTCTACCTGGTGGCTGCGGAGAAGGTTTGGAGTGACGACCAAAAGGACTTCGACTGCAACACGCGCCAGCCCGGCTGTGCCAACGTCTGCTACGACCAATTCTTCCCCGTCTCCCACATCCGCCTTTGGGCCCTGCAGCTCATCCTGGTCACATGCCCCTCGCTGCTCGTCCTCATGCATGTGGCCTACCGGGAGGCCCGGGAGCAGAAACACCTGCAGCAGGTGGGCCAAGGCGGCGGCCGCCTCTACCCAAACCCAGGTAAGAAGCGCGGAGGGCTCTGGTGGACCTACGTCTTCAGTCTGGTCTTCAAGGCCGCCGTGGACTCCGCCTTCCTCTACGTGTTCTACCGCATCTACCGGAACTACATGCTCCCGCACGTGGTCCTTTGCAAAGAGGACCCCTGCCCCCATATCGTGGACTGCTTCATCACCAAGCCCACGGAAAAGAACATTTTCACGCTCTTCATGGTGACTACCGCCTTCATCTGCATCTTGCTCAACTTGATAGAATTGGGTTACTTGGTCAGCAAGAGGTGCTGGGAGTGCCGGCGGGACAGAAGAAAGGATACCAAGAAGGACCTGCTGTCCGGGGGTGACCTCATCTTCCTGGGCACGGACAGCAAGCCACCCCTCCTGCCCTTTTCTCCCGATTCCCCCCGAGACCAGGTGAAGAAAACCGTGGTATAA
- the GJB4 gene encoding gap junction beta-4 protein: MNWAFLQGLLSGVNKYSTILGQVWLSVVLIFRVLVYVVAAEEVWDDEQKDFDCNTRQPGCANVCYDHIFPISHIRLWALQLILVTCPSLLVVMHVAYREERERRHRMKHGPQARPLYGNPGKKRGGLWWTYLLSLIFKASVDAGFLYIFHRLYKNYDMPRVVHCSVDPCPNVVDCFISRPTEKKIFSYFMVATAVICILLNLGELSYLICKRCQELLGPQNSKHRRHQKRGHHGPLGSLQDACPPYAPSQALSRGDPTKEATLPC; the protein is encoded by the coding sequence ATGAACTGGGCGTTCCTCCAGGGCCTCCTGAGCGGGGTCAACAAGTATTCGACCATTCTTGGCCAAGTCTGGCTGTCGGTGGTACTGATATTTCGAGTACTGGTGTACGTGGTAGCAGCAGAGGAGGTGTGGGACGATGAACAGAAGGATTTTGACTGCAATACTCGACAGCCGGGTTGTGCCAACGTCTGCTACGACCACATCTTCCCCATCTCCCACATCCGCCTGTGGGCCCTGCAGCTCATCCTGGTCACATGCCCCTCGCTGCTCGTCGTCATGCACGTAGCCTATCGAGAGGAGCGGGAGCGGAGGCATCGGATGAAGCACGGCCCTCAGGCCAGGCCCCTCTACGGCAACCCGGGAAAGAAGCGAGGAGGTCTCTGGTGGACCTACCTACTGAGCCTGATATTCAAGGCTAGTGTAGATGCCGGCTTCCTGTACATTTTCCATCGCCTCTATAAGAATTATGACATGCCACGTGTGGTGCACTGCTCCGTGGACCCCTGCCCCAATGTGGTAGATTGTTTCATCTCTCGACCCACGGAGAAGAAGATATTTTCCTACTTTATGGTGGCCACGGCTGTTATCTGCATCCTGCTCAATCTGGGGGAGTTATCCTATCTGATCTGTAAGAGATGCCAGGAGCTCCTAGGACCACAGAACTCTAAGCATCGAAGGCATCAGAAGCGTGGCCACCACGGTCCCTTGGGGTCCCTGCAGGATGCCTGCCCCCCTTATGCTCCCTCCCAAGCTTTGTCACGAGGTGACCCCACCAAGGAGGCTACATTGCCTTGTTGA